From the Oryza glaberrima chromosome 5, OglaRS2, whole genome shotgun sequence genome, one window contains:
- the LOC127774330 gene encoding acyl transferase 5 gives MVAVTVMRKSRNFVGPSPPAPPAEITTTLELSSIDRVPGLRHNVRSLHVFRRHKNSGPVVDGDSRRPAAVIRAALARALADYPAFAGRFVGSLLAGDACVACTGEGAWFVEAAADCSLDDVNGLEYPLMISEEELLPAPEDGVDPTSIPVMMQVTEFTCGGFILGLVAVHTLADGLGAAQFITAVAELARGMDKLRVAPVWDRSLIPNPPKLPPGPPPSFQSFGFQHFSTDVTSDRIAHVKAEYFQTFGQYCSTFDVATAKVWQARTRAVGYKPEIQVHVCFFANTRHLLTQVLPKDGGYYGNCFYPVTVTAIAEDVATKELLDVIKIIRDGKARLPMEFAKWASGDVKVDPYALTFEHNVLFVSDWTRLGFFEVDYGWGTPNHIIPFTYADYMAVVVLGAPPMPKKGTRIMTQCVEDKCIKEFQDEMKAFI, from the exons ATGGTCGCTGTCACCGTGATGAGGAAGTCCCGGAACTTCGTCGGGCCgtctcctccggcgccgccggccgagaTCACGACGACGCTCGAGCTGTCGTCCATCGACCGCGTGCCCGGGCTGCGCCACAACGTGCGGTCCCTGCACGTGTTCCGCCGCCACAAGAACAGCGGGCCCGTCGTCGACGGTGATAGCAGGAGGCCGGCCGCCGTGATCCGCGCGGCGCTCGCCCGGGCGCTGGCGGACTACCCGGCGTTCGCCGGCCGATTCGTCGGCTCCCTGCTGGCCGGCGACGCCTGCGTCGCGTGCACCGGCGAGGGCGCGTGGTTCGTGGAGGCAGCCGCGGACTGCAGCCTCGACGACGTGAACGGCCTCGAGTACCCGCTCATGATCTCCGAGGAGGAGCTGCTGCCTGCCCCCGAGGACGGCGTCGACCCTACCAGTATTCCAGTCATGATGCAG GTGACTGAATTCACTTGTGGAGGATTTATCTTGGGCCTTGTGGCAGTCCACACCCTTGCTGATGGACTTGGAGCAGCACAATTCATCACTGCAGTAGCTGAATTGGCCCGTGGCATGGACAAGCTCAGGGTGGCTCCCGTGTGGGATCGCTCGCTGATACCGAACCCACCTAAGCTCCCTCCTGGGCCACCACCATCGTTCCAGTCCTTTGGTTTTCAGCATTTCTCCACAGATGTCACCTCTGACCGTATAGCTCACGTGAAGGCTGAGTACTTCCAGACCTTTGGCCAGTATTGTTCCACCTTTGATGTTGCTACTGCTAAGGTTTGGCAGGCCAGGACACGGGCCGTCGGGTACAAACCGGAGATCCAGGTCCATGTGTGTTTCTTTGCAAACACGCGTCACCTGCTCACGCAGGTTCTCCCAAAAGATGGGGGCTACTATGGCAACTGCTTTTATCCAGTGACTGTGACAGCAATAGCTGAGGATGTTGCCACCAAAGAGTTGCTTGATGTGATCAAGATAATTCGGGATGGAAAGGCGAGGCTCCCCATGGAGTTTGCAAAGTGGGCTTCAGGGGATGTGAAAGTTGATCCCTACGCATTGACATTTGAACACAATGTGCTTTTTGTGTCTGATTGGACGAGGTTAGGATTCTTCGAGGTAGACTATGGGTGGGGTACACCTAATCACATCATACCATTCACTTATGCAGACTACATGGCAGTCGTAGTGCTTGGTGCTCCACCAATGCCAAAGAAAGGGACCCGGATTATGACACAGTGTGTGGAGGACAAGTGTATCAAGGAGTTCCAAGATGAGATGAAGGCcttcatataa